The Stygiolobus azoricus genome window below encodes:
- a CDS encoding SDR family NAD(P)-dependent oxidoreductase: MGRLEGKKVFVVGTSKGLGYAIAYFSSIEGAEVIINSRNEKKLKEICENIRNCKYFVGDVSTPQKAEEVINKAGDFTDLVITVGGYVEDKIDDLKGLDEMLTNHIKVPLYVVKSSLSRLRKGSTIVLISAIRGIYTPLPFQLSYSIAKAGIAKAVETLASELIDQGIRVVGIAPSVIDGEFVPGRDWKKMRKLGDFKAPPEDFAKVVVWLLTDEAEWINGVVIPVDGGARLRT, encoded by the coding sequence ATGGGAAGGCTGGAAGGAAAGAAAGTTTTTGTTGTAGGGACAAGTAAAGGACTAGGGTACGCTATAGCCTATTTTTCCTCAATTGAAGGAGCTGAGGTTATAATAAATTCAAGGAATGAAAAGAAGCTCAAAGAGATATGCGAAAATATACGAAACTGCAAATATTTTGTGGGAGACGTATCGACTCCGCAAAAAGCTGAAGAGGTCATAAACAAAGCGGGAGACTTCACTGATCTGGTGATAACAGTGGGCGGTTACGTAGAAGACAAAATAGATGACCTCAAGGGGTTAGACGAAATGTTGACTAATCACATTAAAGTCCCTCTATACGTAGTGAAGAGTTCCCTCTCTAGACTAAGGAAAGGATCTACGATAGTATTAATTTCAGCAATAAGAGGAATATATACTCCTCTACCTTTCCAACTATCTTACAGTATAGCAAAAGCTGGAATAGCAAAGGCAGTAGAGACTTTAGCCTCCGAGTTAATAGACCAAGGAATAAGAGTTGTGGGTATTGCACCAAGTGTAATAGATGGGGAATTTGTCCCAGGTAGGGATTGGAAGAAGATGAGAAAATTGGGAGACTTTAAGGCTCCGCCAGAAGACTTTGCGAAAGTTGTAGTATGGTTATTAACTGATGAGGCAGAATGGATAAATGGTGTAGTTATACCCGTAGATGGAGGGGCTAGGTTGAGAACATGA